One segment of Panicum virgatum strain AP13 chromosome 3K, P.virgatum_v5, whole genome shotgun sequence DNA contains the following:
- the LOC120700432 gene encoding ELF3-like protein 2 — MRRGLGKDEAPDKVMGPLFPRLHVNDTVKGGPRAPPRNKMALYEQFSVPSHRLSAAAPAPAPAPPWHAHRPAAGAATSGAPSTSATQAGGSDRPLFPSFCVASTEPVRSSDHMNANSNGNATRAESGRQSTHFKNKDTNAAGPTADCSSKHRENINRTSSGKKLTNDDDFTVPSVLYSVMPPHSTQEKVTPFPTTSPYNNVAAISKSSTKYSNTDKRHLEGMKVSDAKSRESPGIKEKESAQVRIDLEIEERTSSFQKSKEKLGRQDPKVSSFRDRLNKYNVVDTKNSEIESYHSKSRKENAVEPQNPPKAKMAPSSKPYADMEQNGNSNMLEHGLRETGEKRKRSPHGVDQNDDLSDSSVESLPEMEISPNDVVGAIGPNHFWKARRAIVNQQRVFAVQVFELHRLIKVQKLIAASPHLLIEGDPCLGKSLVTSKKKLPGEDAEKQLQSAKNKDDVQPTLQQLEHTKDNTEANQPSPTQDDVVGVQHNNQAAANGAVTSNPPTIPTPDNRQNSWCVPPPPPNQWLVPVMSPSEGLVYKPYTGHCPPAGSFLAPFYASCAPVSLPSTAGDFMSSPYGIPMPNQPQHMGVPGPPPMPPMYFPPFSMPVMNTAVSASQQVSHVAASRPNGHVEQHSRSSCNMSNLRSEALSAGIWRFHASKGSELQGSSASSPFDRQQGEGRGPAPPFPSSSAGNVQPQPSTGIRENPGRVIRVVPHTSRTASESAARIFKSIQRERQQNDS, encoded by the exons ATGAGGCGGGGGCTCGGCAAGGATGAGGCGCCGGACAAGGTCATGGGCCCGCTCTTCCCGCGCCTCCACGTCAACGACACCGTCAAGGGcgggccccgcgcgccgcccagGAACAAGATGGCGCTCTACGAGCAGTTCAGCGTCCCCTCCCACCGcttgagcgccgccgcgccagcacccgcgcccgcgccgccgtggcacgCGCACCGGCCCGCTGCCGGCGCGGCAACCTCCGGCGCGCCATCAACGTCGGCCACCCAG GCTGGCGGGAGCGATAGACCACTCTTCCCATCATTTTGTGTGGCTTCAACTGAACCTGTTCGTTCATCAGATCATATGAATGCCAACTCCAATGGCAATGCAACAAGAGCAGAATCTGGGAGGCAATCAACACATTTTAAGAACAAGGATACCAATGCTGCAGGACCAACTGCAGATTGTAGTTCAAAACATAGAGAGAACATCAATAGGACTTCTTCGGGGAAGAAATTGACTAATGATGATGATTTTACAGTTCCTTCGGTGTTGTATTCTGTGATGCCTCCACATTCCACTCAAGAAAAGGTCACCCCCTTCCCTACCACAAGTCCATATAATAATGTGGCTGCAATATCTAAATCGTCTACAAAATATTCTAACACTGACAAGAGACACTTAGAAGGAATGAAAGTTTCTGATGCGAAATCAAGGGAGTCTCCTGGAATTAAGGAGAAAGAGTCAGCACAAGTGAGGATAGACTTGGAAATCGAAGAGAGGACTTCATCATTTCAAAAATCAAAAGAGAAGTTGGGGAGACAAGACCCAAAAGTATCTTCATTCAGGGACAGGCTGAACAAATATAATGTTGTTgatacgaaaaattctgaaatcGAGAGTTACCATAGTAAGAGCAGGAAGGAGAATGCTGTTGAGCCTCAGAACCCTCCAAAAGCTAAAATGGCACCATCATCTAAGCCATATGCTGATATGGAACAGAATGGTAATTCTAATATGTTGGAGCATGGCTTAAGAGAGACAGGTGAGAAGAGGAAAAGGTCACCTCATGGTGTGGATCAAAACGATGATTTGTCTGATTCCTCGGTGGAATCTCTACCTGAAATGGAGATTTCTCCAAATGATGTCGTCGGTGCTATTGGCCCAAATCATTTTTGGAAAGCCAGAAGAGCTATTGTCAA TCAGCAGAGGGTTTTTGCTGTCCAAGTATTCGAGCTGCATagattgatcaaa GTGCAGAAGTTGATTGCGGCATCTCCACATCTACTTATTGAAGGCGACCCATGCCTTGGCAAATCCTTGGTGACGAGCAAGAAAAAGCTGCCTGGAGAAGATGCTGAAAAGCAGCTTCAATCTGCTAAAAACAAGGATGACGTGCAACCAACTCTGCAGCAGCTAGAGCACACAAAAGATAACACCGAAGCAAACCAGCCTTCACCAACTCAAGATGATGTGGTTGGGGTCCAACATAACAATCAAGCTGCAGCAAATGGTGCTGTTACCAGTAATCCTCCCACGATTCCTACTCCTGACAACAGGCAGAACAGTTGGTGcgttcctcctccacctccgaaTCAGTGGCTAGTTCCTGTCATGTCTCCATCCGAAGGACTTGTCTACAAACCTTATACCGGGCACTGCCCTCCAGCAGGAAGCTTCTTGGCCCCATTTTATGCCAGCTGTGCTCCAGTAAGCCTCCCTTCCACAGCTGGAGATTTCATGAGTTCACCCTATGGTATTCCTATGCCTAATCAACCACAACACATGGGTGTTCCTGGTCCGCCACCCATGCCGCCGATGTACTTCCCGCCCTTTAGCATGCCGGTGATGAACACAGCAGTGTCAGCCTCACAGCAAGTGAGTCATGTTGCAGCATCACGGCCTAATGGACACGTAGAGCAGCATTCACGGAGCTCTTGTAACATGTCTAACTTGAGAAGCGAAGCACTGTCAGCTGGCATTTGGAGATTCCATGCATCAAAGGGCAGTGAGCTGCAAGGGAGCAGTGCAAGCAGTCCTTTTGATAGACAGCAAGGTGAAGGAAGGGGTCCTGCGCCACCCTTCCCTTCATCTTCAGCTGGAAATGTTCAACCTCAACCTTCAACCGGGATCAGGGAGAATCCTGGCCGAGTCATTAGGGTTGTTCCACACACTTCACGTACTGCTTCAGAATCAGCAGCGCGAATTTTCAAGTCGATACAGAGGGAGAGGCAACAAAATGACTCGTGA